In Nymphaea colorata isolate Beijing-Zhang1983 chromosome 3, ASM883128v2, whole genome shotgun sequence, a genomic segment contains:
- the LOC116249868 gene encoding AP2-like ethylene-responsive transcription factor BBM2: MSSSINNWLAFSLSPQQLPTDGLSQPPQHPQRLISGDSSGMDFGAADDMSGEVSGDCFNMSTDTAAAPSMHNPFGILEALNRSHQPHEWNTANAFKSMESMPLVGGSRTTNTDAPKLEDFLGGSSSGAGADPMYSGAAHTFGNGAEPKISGCDALTSGSYEQNSGDYMFSDCSLQLPATAGGNNSIGLSMIKSWLRNQPAPMDTKSSACSSSAGATNTTSPATGNIPNMQTLSLSMSTGSQSSSPAPVRTASGGGGGAESSSSENRQRGLDSQTGAIEPVPRKSIDTFGQRTSIYRGVTRHRWTGRYEAHLWDNSCRREGQTRKGRQVYLGGYDKEEKAARAYDLAALKYWGTTTTTNFPISNYEKELEEMKHMTRQEYVASLRRKSSGFSRGASIYRGVTRHHQHGRWQARIGRVAGNKDLYLGTFSTQEEAAEAYDIAAIKFRGLNAVTNFDMSRYDVKSILESSTLPIGGAAKRLKEAESSETSVDGRRTDSDNLSSNIADAMAGYPSHHGWPIIAFQQPQPLSQQHYPFLHQQRNWCKQEQDNPMQDIQQLHMSGTHNFLQPSSVIHNLMSLQDSSSLDQGSSSGVNYQGVVNGGLVLPLNPMMADHNQAAGFGDGDIKKMGSSSYDNILQVDPYSSRNMYYLSQQQAASLTKPGSSSTSNYDQDSNCNNWAPNSVQQMAPRSNLSVCHGAPIFTVWSDT, translated from the exons ATGTCCTCTTCCATCAACAACTGGCTGGCCTTCTCCCTCTCACCGCAGCAGCTTCCCACAGACGGCCTCTCTCAACCCCCACAGCACCCTCAACGACTCATCTCCGGCGATTCTTCCGGCATGGATTTTGGTGCTGCTGATGATATGTCGGGCGAGGTTTCCGGTGACTGCTTCAACATGTCTACTGACACTGCTGCCGCTCCCTCCATGCACAACCCCTTTGGTATTTTGGAAGCTCTCAATAGGAGCCACCAACCtcatg AGTGGAATACCGCAAATGCTTTTAAATCAATGGAAAGCATGCCCCTTGTCGGTGGGAGCAGAACCACCAATACCGATGCACCTAAGTTGGAGGACTTCCTGGGTGGTAGTAGCAGCGGTGCCGGAGCGGACCCCATGTACTCCGGCGCCGCGCATACATTCGGGAACGGCGCCGAACCGAAGATATCCGGCTGCGACGCTTTGACTTCCGGCTCCTATGAGCAGAATTCAGGTGACTACATGTTCTCCGACTGCTCACTGCAACTTCCAGCCACCGCCGGCGGAAACAATTCGATCGGCTTGTCAATGATCAAGTCATGGTTGAGAAACCAACCTGCACCGATGGACACCAAAAGCAGCGCCTGCAGCAGCAGTGCCGGCGCCACCAACACTACATCTCCGGCAACTGGGAACATTCCCAACATGCAAACGTTGTCGCTGTCGATGAGCACCGGATCGCAGTCGAGCTCGCCGGCGCCGGTTCGCACCGCCAGTGGCGGTGGAGGAGGTGCCGAGAGCTCGTCGTCGGAGAACAGGCAAAGGGGTTTGGATAGCCAAACTGGTGCAATAGAGCCGGTTCCCCGGAAGTCCATTGACACGTTTGGGCAGAGGACCTCCATATACCGTGGTGTtaccag GCATAGATGGACTGGGAGATATGAAGCACATCTCTGGGATAATAGTTGCAGGAGGGAAGGACAGACTCGCAAGGGAAGACAGG TTTATCTTG GCGGCTATGATAAGGAAGAGAAAGCAGCAAGAGCGTACGATTTAGCTGCACTCAAATACTGGGGAACAACTACAACAACAAACTTCCCG ATAAGTAATTATGAGAAGGAGCTAGAGGAGATGAAGCACATGACTAGGCAGGAATATGTTGCATCTTTAAGGAG GAAAAGCAGTGGTTTTTCACGAGGTGCCTCGATTTATCGAGGAGTTACAAG GCACCATCAGCATGGAAGGTGGCAGGCAAGGATAGGAAGAGTTGCCGGTAACAAAGACCTTTACTTGGGAACTTTCA GTACTCAGGAGGAAGCTGCAGAGGCATATGACATTGCTGCAATAAAATTCAGGGGTCTGAATGCAGTTACTAATTTCGACATGAGCAGGTATGATGTGAAAAGCATCCTCGAGAGCAGCACGCTTCCCATCGGCGGAGCGGCCAAGCGCCTGAAAGAGGCGGAGTCTTCTGAAACGAGCGTCGACGGCCGGAGGACCGACTCGGACAACCTCTCCTCCAACATCGCCGACGCCATGGCCGGCTACCCTTCTCACCATGGCTGGCCCATCATAGCGTTCCAGCAGCCCCAGCCACTCAGCCAGCAGCACTACCCTTTTCTTCACCAACAAAGGAACTGGTGCAAGCAAGAGCAAGACAACCCCATGCAAGACATTCAGCAACTCCACATGAGCGGCACCCACAATTTCCTTCAGCCTTCATCTGTCATCCATAATCTCATGAGCCTGCAGGACTCCTCTTCCCTGGATCAAGGCTCGAGTTCAGGCGTCAACTACCAGGGCGTCGTCAACGGTGGCCTCGTTCTTCCGTTGAATCCGATGATGGCTGATCATAATCAAGCAGCTGGTTTTGGCGATGGTGATATCAAGAAGATGGGGAGTTCCAGTTATGACAATATACTGCAGGTGGATCCATATTCTAGCAGAAACATGTATTATCTTTCCCAGCAGCAGGCAGCAAGCCTCACTAAACCAGGCAGCAGCAGCACCAGCAACTATGATCAGGACTCAAACTGCAACAATTGGGCACCAAATTCAGTTCAACAGATGGCGCCAAGATCAAACCTTTCAGTATGTCATGGAGCTCCTATTTTTACAGTCTGGAGTGACACATGA
- the LOC116249582 gene encoding elongator complex protein 3, whose product MATATMATAVDATPLSGPAPARKKPAPGRGGVVASSGALTEEEARVRAIAEIVNAMVEGCRRGENVDLNALKSAACRRYGLARAPKLVEMIAALPDAERETLLPKLRAKPVRTASGIAVVAVMSKPHRCPHIATTGNICVYCPGGPDSDFEYSTQSYTGYEPTSMRAIRARYNPYVQARSRIDQLKRLGHSVDKIEFILMGGTFMSLPSDYRDYFIRNLHDALSGHTSANVEEAVLYSEHSATKCIGMTIETRPDYCLGPHLRQMLSYGCTRLEIGVQSTYEDVARDTNRGHTVAAVADCFCLAKDAGFKVIAHMMPDLPNVGVERDMESFREFFESPLFRADGLKIYPTLVIRGTGLYELWKTGRYRNYSPELLVDVVARILAMVPPWTRIYRVQRDIPMPLVTSGVEKGNLRELALARMDDLGLKCRDVRTREAGIQDIHHKIKPEEIELVRRDYAANEGWETFLAYEDIKQDILVGLLRLRKCGRNTTCPELMGRCSIVRELHVYGTAVPVHGRDADKLQHQGFGTLLMEEAERIAIREHRSTKMAIISGVGTRHYYRKLGYELEGPYMVKCLV is encoded by the exons ATGGCCACGGCCACAATGGCGACCGCGGTAGACGCAACGCCTTTGAGTGGCCCCGCGCCGGCGAGGAAGAAGCCAGCGCCCGGTCGGGGCGGCGTCGTTGCGTCGTCCGGAGCCCTGACGGAGGAGGAGGCGCGCGTCCGGGCCATAGCGGAGATCGTGAACGCCATGGTGGAGGGATGCCGAAGAGGAGAAAACGTCGACCTCAACGCGCTCAAGTCGGCTGCTTGCCGCCGGTATGGCCTCGCGCGAGCGCCTAAGCTCGTCGAGATGATCGCTGCGCTGCCAGACGCCGAGCGCGAGACCCTCCTGCCGAAGCTCCGAGCGAAGCCCGTTCGGACCGCCTCCGGGATCGCCGTCGTAGCCGTGATGTCCAAGCCCCACCGCTGCCCGCATATCGCCACCACCGGTAACATCTGCGTCTACTGCCCCGGCGGCCCTGACTCCGACTTTGAGTACAGCACACAGTCGTACACGGGGTATGAACCCACCAGCATGAGAGCAATCAGGGCCAG GTACAATCCATACGTTCAGGCTAGAAGTCGAATTGACCAGCTGAAACGTTTAGGTCATAGTGTTGACAAG ATTGAATTCATATTGATGGGAGGCACTTTCATGTCCTTGCCAAGTGATTATCGTGATTATTTCATAAGAAATCTTCATGATGCATTATCTGGACATACTTCTGCAAATGTGGAAGAGGCGGTGCTTTATTCAGAGCATAGTGCAACAAAATGTATTGGGATGACAATCGAAAC GAGGCCTGATTACTGTCTTGGTCCCCATCTGCGACAAATGCTCTCTTATGGTTGTACGCGTCTGGAGATTGGAGTTCAAAGCACTTATGAAGATGTTGCTCGTGACACTAACAGAGGTCATACCGTAGCTGCTGTAGCTGACTGCTTCTGCTTGGCAAAAGATGCTGGGTTTAAG GTAATTGCCCATATGATGCCTGATCTTCCTAATGTAGGTGTCGAGCGAGATATGGAGAGTTTCCGTGAATTCTTTGAGAGTCCATTGTTTAGGGCAGATGGCCTGAAAATTTATCCTACACTTGTTATTCGTGGAACTGGGCTCTATGAGCTGTGGAAAACTGGCAG ATATAGAAACTATTCACCTGAGCTGCTCGTGGACGTAGTTGCAAGGATCTTAGCTATGGTACCACCATGGACGCGGATTTATAGAGTGCAAAGGGATATCCCTATGCCTCTTGTTACATCGGGAGTAGAGAAAGGAAATCTCCGTGAGCTGGCCCTGGCAAGGATGGATGACCTAGGTTTGAAGTGCCGTGATGTTAGAACTCGAGAAGCTGGAATTCAG GATATTCACCATAAAATTAAGCCAGAAGAGATCGAGCTTGTTCGCCGTGATTATGCTGCTAATGAAGGCTGGGAAACTTTTCTTGCTTATGAAGATATAAAGCAG GACATTCTTGTTGGTTTACTGCGTTTGCGTAAATGTGGTCGGAATACAACTTGCCCTGAACTCATGGGGAGATGCTCTATTGTTCGTGAACTTCATGTCTATGGAACTGCAGTTCCAGTGCATGGGCGTGATGCTGATAAATTGCAACATCAG GGTTTTGGCACACTTTTGATGGAAGAAGCCGAGAGGATTGCTATCAGGGAGCATAGGTCAACAAAGATGGCCATAATTTCAGGTGTAGGAACAAGACATTATTATAGGAAGCTTGGTTACGAGCTTGAAGGGCCTTACATGGTAAAATGTCTTGTTTAA
- the LOC116249875 gene encoding pentatricopeptide repeat-containing protein At2g22410, mitochondrial-like, which yields MTLFTTPTFLNLHHLLRRPNPWGGRSRLRNLRGLAKSPGWNSKSNLVITHPTLRLMEACSSLCELKQIQAHMIRTGLINHTFPVSRVVAFCALSNSGDVDHGRRVFAQIEEPNVFIWNTMIRGYSRVGLWGEAFCLFGQMVHGYVAMDSQTFVSMLKVCEQFGTISEGVQIHGMVLKFGFGSQLLVVNGLIHAYVEFGFLHEGRQLFVESTQRDVVTWTSLIDGYGKNKLPDEALKLFQEMVEAGIVPNEVTMITVLSACSQIGDLNIGISIHEFVLKKKINLTVNLFNAMIDMYVKCGNVELAREVFDRMGEKDVFSWTSMINGYAKCGQLELAHSLFDGMPERNVISWNAMISGYAQSNRSEEALALFNQMQAAKVRPVEGTLVSVLSACAQLGKLDLGRWIHGCLVGEKRVQPSTKLCNALIDMYAKCGDLDMAFELFEKAAARDLVTWNSIISACAVHGHGKQALHLFERMQDHGVSPDDITFIGVLSACSHAGLVAEGRQKFEAMRLVYKITPKVEHYTCMIDLLGRVGLLEEASDLIRSMPMKPDVAGWGALLNASKMHGNLELGELAADNLLDLDAGDSGIYVLLSNIYAKRKRWEDVKKVRIMMRDGGVKKAPGSSSVEINGMFHEFLVADNSHPESAEVYSVLDNVTLQLMSEGYVPSTSRMMDFPEIGHA from the coding sequence ATGACATTGTTCACAACTCCTACATTTCTCAACCTTCACCACCTCCTCCGACGCCCCAATCCTTGGGGTGGCAGATCTCGTCTGAGAAATCTTCGTGGGCTTGCAAAGAGTCCCGGTTGGAATTCAAAGAGTAATTTGGTGATCACTCACCCGACCCTCCGTCTCATGGAGGCTTGCTCTTCTTTGTGTGAACTGAAGCAAATTCAGGCGCATATGATCAGAACGGGACTCATAAATCATACTTTTCCGGTGAGCAGGGTGGTGGCATTTTGCGCGTTGTCCAATTCGGGTGATGTCGATCATGGCCGCCGTGTTTTTGCGCAGATAGAAGAACCCAATGTTTTTATTTGGAATACCATGATCAGAGGATACTCCAGGGTCGGACTGTGGGGAGAAGCGTTTTGTCTGTTCGGTCAGATGGTTCATGGATACGTTGCAATGGACAGTCAGACCTTCGTTTCCATGCTGAAGGTCTGCGAACAGTTTGGGACTATTTCTGAAGGTGTGCAGATTCATGGGATGGTCTTGAAGTTCGGCTTTGGATCACAATTGTTGGTTGTGAATGGCTTGATTCATGCTTACGTTGAATTCGGATTTCTCCATGAAGGACGCCAACTGTTTGTTGAAAGTACGCAAAGAGATGTTGTTACGTGGACTAGCTTGATTGATGGGTATGGTAAAAATAAGCTACCCGATGAAGCTTTAAAACTATTTCAGGAAATGGTTGAGGCGGGAATTGTGCCGAATGAAGTTACCATGATCACCGTGCTTTCTGCGTGCTCACAGATTGGAGATCTCAACATTGGCATCTCGATACATGAATTCgtcttgaagaaaaaaatcaatcttACTGTTAACTTGTTTAATGCAATGATAGATATGTATGTTAAGTGTGGTAATGTAGAACTAGCTAGAGAAGTGTTCGacagaatgggagaaaaagatGTGTTCTCCTGGACTAGCATGATTAACGGGTATGCCAAGTGTGGGCAATTAGAACTTGCACACAGCCTTTTCGATGGAATGCCTGAGAGAAATGTTATATCCTGGAACGCTATGATTTCTGGATATGCTCAAAGCAACCGATCAGAAGAGGCATTAGCTCTCTTTAATCAGATGCAAGCAGCAAAGGTGAGACCTGTAGAGGGAACACTAGTGAGTGTGCTCTCTGCATGTGCACAATTAGGGAAGTTGGACCTCGGGAGATGGATTCATGGCTGCCTTGTCGGTGAAAAAAGGGTTCAACCAAGCACGAAGTTGTGCAATGCGTTGATAGATATGTACGCTAAATGTGGGGACCTTGATATGGCTTTTGAACTCTTTGAAAAAGCTGCTGCAAGGGACTTGGTTACTTGGAATTCCATCATCTCTGCATGTGCTGTTCATGGCCATGGCAAACAAGCACTTCATCTTTTCGAGCGAATGCAAGATCATGGAGTGTCTCCCGATGATATCACATTTATAGGCGTCCTGTCCGCGTGCAGCCATGCTGGGCTGGTTGCTGAAGGGCGCCAAAAGTTTGAAGCCATGAGACTGGTTTACAAGATCACACCAAAGGTGGAACACTACACCTGCATGATTGACTTGCTCGGCCGAGTTGGTCTTTTGGAAGAGGCAAGTGACCTGATAAGGTCAATGCCCATGAAGCCAGATGTGGCAGGGTGGGGTGCTCTTCTGAATGCTTCCAAGATGCATGGAAATCTGGAGCTTGGTGAGCTTGCTGCTGATAACCTTCTAGACTTAGATGCTGGTGATAGCGGAATTTATGTTCTTCTATCAAATATATATGCTAAGAGGAAAAGATGGGAAGATGTGAAGAAGGTGAGGATAATGATGAGAGACGGAGGAGTGAAAAAGGCTCCCGGATCTAGTTCAGTAGAGATTAATGgtatgtttcatgaatttttggTAGCTGACAATTCGCATCCCGAGTCTGCAGAGGTATATAGCGTGCTGGATAACGTCACATTGCAATTGATGTCTGAAGGCTATGTGCCAAGCACATCACGAATGATGGATTTTCCTGAAATTGGTCATGCctga